In the Fretibacterium sp. OH1220_COT-178 genome, CTTTCCAAGGCGTGGTCAAAATAGGCGGAGCACGGGGCAACGCCGTGTGCCCCCTTCTGGAGGAGCTGGCCGACCGAACCCGGCGCGGGGAACGCTGGGCGCTCGTCCACGGCGCGAGCTCCATGATGGAGGACCTCTCCCGGGCCGTGGGCATGGAGCCGGTCTACGTCGTCAGCCCCGGAGGGTTCCGAAGCCGTTTCGTCGGGGAGAGGGAGCTCGCCCTCTTCGAGGCCGCCTGCTGCCGTTTTTCCGTCGATCTGGTGGCGGCGCTCGGCAGGCTCGGAGTCCGTGCCGTCCCGCTCTATCCCGGCTCGGCGAAGGGCGCCAGCGCCAAGCGCAAGAATTCGCTTCGCGTCGTCGAGGACGGCAGGGTGCGGATGATGCACGGAAACTACAGCGGTGCCATCGCCGCCTTCGATCCCTCCGACATCCGCTCCGTCTGGGACTCGGGCGGGCTTCCTCTGCTTCCGCCGCTGGCGTCGGACGAGGCCGTCCCGGGCTCCCGCCTCAACGTGGACGGCGACCGCATGGCCGCGGCCGCGGCCGCGGCGGTCGGGGCCGACGTGCTGGCGATCCTCAGCAACGTCCCCGGGCTCCTGCGCACGCCGTCCGACCCGTCCTCGCGGGTGGAGAAGGGCACCCTTTCCGAATGGGAAAGTCTCGAGCCCCTGGCCAAGGGAAACATGAAGCGCAAGCTGCTGGCCGCCCGGGAAGCCCTGGAGGGGGGCGCGGAGACCGTGGTCATCGCGGACAGCCGAAACGCTCGGCCGATCGGGGCCGGTCTCGACGGAGGAGGCACCCTGCTGTGTCGGGGCTCTATGGCAGCCGCGGTCTGACGATCGTCTCCGGATCGGGCGCCTTCGTCCGGGACGGCGCGGGGAAGGAGTATCTCGACTTCTACTGCGGCAGCGGCGCGGCGCTCTTCGGCCATGCCCATCCCCGGCTCAGGGAAGCCCTGGCGAACGCCTCCGGTCGGCCCTGGACCATCGGACCGGGCATGGGGGCGGAGGTTCGGGACCGGCTCAAGGCGCGCCTGAACCGCCTGCTCCCCGGGCGGTCGCTCTTCTATTGCAACAGCGGCACGGAGTCGATCGAGGCGGCGCTGAAGCTCGCGGTTGCCCTCCGCCCCGAGAGGAGGAAGATCCTTGCCCTGCGGCGCGCCTTCCACGGCCGGACTCTCGGGGCGCTCGCCCTCACCTTCAATCCGCAGTACCGCAGGAGCTGGACGCACCTCCTGGCGCCGGTCCTGCACGTGAGGCCCGAGGAGCTGCCGGGGGCCGTCGACGGGGACACGGCCGCGGTCTTCGTCGAGCCGATCCAGGGGGAGGGCGGCGTCCATCCCCTGTCCGCCTCGCTCGGCGCGGCGATCGGCGCGGCCTGTGCCCGGACGGGGGCATTGCTCGTCTGCGACGAGGTGCAGTGCGGATGGGGGCGCTGCGGGGCGTTTTCGGCGAGTTCGCTCGCCGGGCTGGAGCCGGACATCCTGTGCTTCGCCAAGGGCGTCGCCGGGGGTCTGCCCGTCGGACTCACCCTGTGGAAGAAGGAGCTGGGGGATTTCGCGCCCGGCGGACACGGCTCCACTTACGGCGGGAATCCGCTGGTCCTGGCCGTCGCCGAGGCCGCGCTGGGCCTTCTGGAGGAGGGGACCCCGATCGCCGGGGCCCGGTCGGGAGGGGAGTATTTCAGGAAGCTCCTCAAGGGGATCGATTCCCCCCTGATCGCGGAGGTCCGGGGCATGGGACTGCTGAACGGCGTGGAGCTGACCGTGAAGGCCGCGCCCGTCATCCGCCGGATGCAGCGGAACGGGGTCCTGGCCCTGCCGGCGGGCCCGTCGGTGGTGCGCTTTCTCCCTCCCTTTCCCGCCGTGCGGGAGGACTTCGACAGGGCGGCCGCCGTACTCGCGGACGCCCTGAAGGCGGAGGCGGCGTGAAAGGCTCCGTGGAGCTCCTCACAAAGCTCGTCTCCATCCCCAGCCCGAGCGGGGACGAGGGGGAGGCGTGCCGCCATCTCGCGGACGCGCTCCCCTCCGTCGGATGGGAGCGCGTCGAGATCGACGGCGTGGGGAACGTCGTCGCCTCCCGGGGTTCCGGGGAAAGGGAGATCGTCCTGCTGGGGCACATCGACACCGTGCCGGGCGGTCCGCCCTGCGCCCTGAAGGGGGATTGCCTTTGGGGACGCGGGAGCGTGGACGCGAAGGGGCCGTTGTGCGCCTTTGCGGTCGCCGGCGGAAACGTGCCGGTCTCCGCCGGCTGGAGGGTCACCCTCGTCGCCGCCGTGGGCGAGGAGACCGACTCGCGCGGCGCGCGCCACCGGATCCCCCAGCACGCGCCCGCGGCCTGCATCGTCGGCGAGCCCTCGGGCACGGATGGAGTCACCATAGGCTATCGCGGCTGCATCCGGCTCGTCCTCTCGGCGGAGGACGGAGGCGCGCACCGAAGCGGAAGCGAGGGGCCGATCACGGCGACCGTCCGCGCGGCCTCGGACCTCCTGGCGCTTGTCGACGCCGCGGATTCTCCCGGACTTCCGATCATTCGGCGGCCGTCCGGGGCGGTGGTATCGATGTTCGGCGAGGAACGGGGGCGCCGGACGGGGAGGATCGAGCTGGACCTGCGCCTGCCGGAGGGATGCGATCCGCAGGACTGGCTGAACGCCGCCGCCTCGGCGACGGAACGGAGGGGCGTCTCGATCGGGATCCTCGCCGCCATCCCCCCGCACGTCGAGGACAAGGACAACGCCGTAGCGCGGGCGCTGCGCCTGGGCATCCGCAGAAACGGCCTGGCCCCAAGGATTCTTGCCAAGGGGGGGACCGCCGACTTCAACCTGGCCGCCGCCTGGAAATGCCCCATGGCCGCCTACGGCCCCGGGGACGGCAGGCTGGACCACACCGACGGGGAGCACCTCCCGCTCCCCGAGTACGAGGCCTCGATCGCGGTGCTTTCGAGCGCCCTTCCCCTCCTCATGAAAATGTAATGTCATACCCAATCGCGTTCGACGCGGAGGCAATTACCTGCCTCCCCCTGATGAAGCAACCGATAAAGCTCCCAAGCGACCGGCACGGCGTCTGCGGGCTTTCAGCCCGCAGATAAGCGGAGAGCCGGCGAGGAACGAGCTGTGCGAGTCGCTTATAAGCGAGAAAGCAAATCTCTGATTTGCGTTTTCGAGCTTAGGGGCTTCATCAGGGGCTTTACCAGATCTGGCCGCCTGCTTATCGTGCCTTGCGCACCGGCCACTGGACCTCGGTGCGCAGCTCCTCCGGCGGGACCTCGTGAGGGCTGTTCAGGTAGACGTTCCGCGCGCCGTCGGACCCCGACACGGGCTCGTAGCCGTTCTCCTTCATCCAATGCCGCAGCGCGGTGTAGGCGCCCTCCAGCTGGTCGTAGGGTCCCTTGTGCAGGGTGCAGGCCATCGGGCCGCCGGGAACCGTCCGGACCTTCAGCCGGTCCGTGTCCGGGACAGGGTTCGTGAAGGACAGGCAGAATTCGACGTCGATGTTGTTGGGGTCGAACTCCTCCCCGTAATAGATGTCGAAGCACTCCCCGCCGTAGGCGCTGCCGTTCCGTTCCAGGTGGTTCCACAGCTCCGTGAAGATCCGGTGGCTCTCCTCCGATATGTTCTCCATCGTGATGAAGCAGCGGTGCGTCAGCGCCCGGACGGGCGCCACCTCTC is a window encoding:
- a CDS encoding amino acid kinase family protein, encoding MNGAHSFQGVVKIGGARGNAVCPLLEELADRTRRGERWALVHGASSMMEDLSRAVGMEPVYVVSPGGFRSRFVGERELALFEAACCRFSVDLVAALGRLGVRAVPLYPGSAKGASAKRKNSLRVVEDGRVRMMHGNYSGAIAAFDPSDIRSVWDSGGLPLLPPLASDEAVPGSRLNVDGDRMAAAAAAAVGADVLAILSNVPGLLRTPSDPSSRVEKGTLSEWESLEPLAKGNMKRKLLAAREALEGGAETVVIADSRNARPIGAGLDGGGTLLCRGSMAAAV
- a CDS encoding aspartate aminotransferase family protein gives rise to the protein MSGLYGSRGLTIVSGSGAFVRDGAGKEYLDFYCGSGAALFGHAHPRLREALANASGRPWTIGPGMGAEVRDRLKARLNRLLPGRSLFYCNSGTESIEAALKLAVALRPERRKILALRRAFHGRTLGALALTFNPQYRRSWTHLLAPVLHVRPEELPGAVDGDTAAVFVEPIQGEGGVHPLSASLGAAIGAACARTGALLVCDEVQCGWGRCGAFSASSLAGLEPDILCFAKGVAGGLPVGLTLWKKELGDFAPGGHGSTYGGNPLVLAVAEAALGLLEEGTPIAGARSGGEYFRKLLKGIDSPLIAEVRGMGLLNGVELTVKAAPVIRRMQRNGVLALPAGPSVVRFLPPFPAVREDFDRAAAVLADALKAEAA
- a CDS encoding M20/M25/M40 family metallo-hydrolase, translating into MKGSVELLTKLVSIPSPSGDEGEACRHLADALPSVGWERVEIDGVGNVVASRGSGEREIVLLGHIDTVPGGPPCALKGDCLWGRGSVDAKGPLCAFAVAGGNVPVSAGWRVTLVAAVGEETDSRGARHRIPQHAPAACIVGEPSGTDGVTIGYRGCIRLVLSAEDGGAHRSGSEGPITATVRAASDLLALVDAADSPGLPIIRRPSGAVVSMFGEERGRRTGRIELDLRLPEGCDPQDWLNAAASATERRGVSIGILAAIPPHVEDKDNAVARALRLGIRRNGLAPRILAKGGTADFNLAAAWKCPMAAYGPGDGRLDHTDGEHLPLPEYEASIAVLSSALPLLMKM
- a CDS encoding MerR family transcriptional regulator, which codes for MSNLLTIGEFSRATMLSVKALRFYDEKGLLRPVWIDDATGYRHYSAGQFVEALRIRRLRELDVPLEEIRAFLTAREPGAIASFLDRHRRVLQERLRKGHRDLELLEKLTLEKEAFFLSYEVTVREVAPVRALTHRCFITMENISEESHRIFTELWNHLERNGSAYGGECFDIYYGEEFDPNNIDVEFCLSFTNPVPDTDRLKVRTVPGGPMACTLHKGPYDQLEGAYTALRHWMKENGYEPVSGSDGARNVYLNSPHEVPPEELRTEVQWPVRKAR